A section of the Primulina eburnea isolate SZY01 chromosome 1, ASM2296580v1, whole genome shotgun sequence genome encodes:
- the LOC140838706 gene encoding protein DA1-related 1-like isoform X4: MRLTFDWNSSSSNYCSSNLDRLRVNVLYAMGWLTKIFKGSNHKILGGQYRGSYEDDTIWEDPTTSEVFVTLSLLIIAGFDSFPALETENFHNESDLQETRPDFDREEIDRAIALSIAEVDEKEKKTIDKESHLEEDEQLAKAIQESLNVESPTQSPPRAPPTRPPVYDHGSLFPHNIFRYPLGRRICSGCKSEIGNDRFFSGMGAFWHPECFRCYACNQPISDHEFSMSDGRPYHKSCYKDLYHPKCDVCKQFIPSNASGEIAYREHPFWHQKYCPSHENDGTPRCCSCERMEVDCRYLILDDGRKLCLECLDSSIMDTHECQPLYLEIQEFYEGLNMKVEQQIPMLLVERQALNEAMEGEKIGHHHMPETRGLCLSEEQTIRTILRRPRIGGYRIIDMFTEPYRLIRRCEVTAILVLFGLPRLMTGSILAHEMMHAWLRLKGYPSLSPDVEEGICQVLAHMWLDSEIIPGLSNDEPSTSTSSSLPSGSSKKGKRSQFEKKLGGFFKDQIESNPSVAYGDGFRQGNKAVLEFGLKRTLDHIRLTGSFPC, from the exons ATGAGACTGACATTTGATTGGAATTCATCGAGTTCAAATTATTGCAGCAGCAATTTGGATCGATTAAG GGTAAACGTGCTTTACGCAATGGGTTGGCTAACCAAGATTTTCAAAGGTTCCAACCACAAAATATTAGGTGGCCAATATAGAGGGAGTTATGAAGATGATACGATTTGGGAAGATCCTACTACTTCAGAGGTATTCGTTACTCTGTCATTGTTGATCATTGCTGGTTTTGATTCCTTTCCAGCTTTAGAAACTGAAAATTTTCATAATGAATCTGATTTACAGGAGACAAGGCCAGATTTTGACAGAGAAGAAATCGATCGAGCCATAGCACTTTCCATTGCTGAAGTAGATGAGAAAGAGAAAAAAACAATAG ACAAAGAATCTCATTTGGAAGAAGATGAACAGCTAGCTAAGGCAATTCAAGAAAGTTTGAATGTGGAATCTCCAACTCAATCACCCCCTCGAGCCCCTCCCACTCGGCCACCTGTTTATGATCATGGCAGTTTATTTCCCCATAATATATTTCGATATCCTTTAGGACGCAG AATCTGTAGTGGCTGCAAGAGTGAAATTGGCAATGACAGATTTTTTAGTGGCATGGGGGCCTTTTGGCATCCAGAATGTTTTCGTTGTTATGCTTGTAATCAACCGATTTCGGATCATGAG TTTTCGATGTCCGATGGTCGACCTTACCATAAATCCTGCTATAAGGATCTGTATCACCCCAAGTGCGATGTTTGCAAACAATTT ATCCCAAGCAATGCCTCTGGTGAAATTGCGTATAGAGAGCATCCTTTCTGGCATCAAAAGTATTGCCCGTCTCATGAGAATGATGGGACGCCTCGATGCTGCAGCTGCGAAAGAATGGAG GTGGATTGTAGATATTTGATTCTTGATGATGGAAGAAAGCTATGTTTGGAGTGTTTAGACTCTTCGATAATGGACACACACGAGTGCCAACCTCTATATCTCGAAATTCAAGAATTTTATGAAGGTTTAAACATGAAGGTGGAGCAGCAAATTCCAATGCTCTTAGTCGAGAGACAGGCACTAAATGAGGCCATGGAGGGAGAGAAAATC GGTCACCACCACATGCCCGAGACCAGAGGTCTTTGCCTGTCAGAAGAGCAAACCATTCGCACG ATTTTGAGGCGGCCGAGAATTGGTGGATATCGAATAATAGACATGTTCACTGAAccttacaggctgattcgtcgaTGTGAAGTGACTGCAATCCTTGTCTTGTTTGGGCTTCCTAG GTTAATGACTGGATCCATCCTTGCTCACGAAATGATGCATGCTTGGCTTCGACTCAAAG GTTATCCGAGTCTGAGTCCAGACGTTGAAGAAGGTATCTGCCAAGTGCTGGCTCATATGTGGTTAGATTCCGAAATTATTCCTGGTTTAAGCAATGACGAACCTTCCACTTCAACTTCATCTTCATTACCATCTGGTTCTTCGAAGAAGGGGAAACGATCCCAGTTCGAGAAAAAACTCGGTGGATTTTTCAAAGACCAGATTGAATCGAACCCTTCGGTAGCATACGGAGATGGTTTCAGACAAGGCAACAAGGCAGTGCTGGAGTTTGGTCTAAAGAGGACTCTTGATCACATTAGGCTTACAGGAAGTTTTCCCTGTTAA
- the LOC140838706 gene encoding protein DA1-related 1-like isoform X1 has product MRLTFDWNSSSSNYCSSNLDRLRVNVLYAMGWLTKIFKGSNHKILGGQYRGSYEDDTIWEDPTTSEVFVTLSLLIIAGFDSFPALETENFHNESDLQETRPDFDREEIDRAIALSIAEVDEKEKKTIDKESHLEEDEQLAKAIQESLNVESPTQSPPRAPPTRPPVYDHGSLFPHNIFRYPLGRSRICSGCKSEIGNDRFFSGMGAFWHPECFRCYACNQPISDHEFSMSDGRPYHKSCYKDLYHPKCDVCKQFIPSNASGEIAYREHPFWHQKYCPSHENDGTPRCCSCERMEQVDCRYLILDDGRKLCLECLDSSIMDTHECQPLYLEIQEFYEGLNMKVEQQIPMLLVERQALNEAMEGEKIGHHHMPETRGLCLSEEQTIRTILRRPRIGGYRIIDMFTEPYRLIRRCEVTAILVLFGLPRLMTGSILAHEMMHAWLRLKGYPSLSPDVEEGICQVLAHMWLDSEIIPGLSNDEPSTSTSSSLPSGSSKKGKRSQFEKKLGGFFKDQIESNPSVAYGDGFRQGNKAVLEFGLKRTLDHIRLTGSFPC; this is encoded by the exons ATGAGACTGACATTTGATTGGAATTCATCGAGTTCAAATTATTGCAGCAGCAATTTGGATCGATTAAG GGTAAACGTGCTTTACGCAATGGGTTGGCTAACCAAGATTTTCAAAGGTTCCAACCACAAAATATTAGGTGGCCAATATAGAGGGAGTTATGAAGATGATACGATTTGGGAAGATCCTACTACTTCAGAGGTATTCGTTACTCTGTCATTGTTGATCATTGCTGGTTTTGATTCCTTTCCAGCTTTAGAAACTGAAAATTTTCATAATGAATCTGATTTACAGGAGACAAGGCCAGATTTTGACAGAGAAGAAATCGATCGAGCCATAGCACTTTCCATTGCTGAAGTAGATGAGAAAGAGAAAAAAACAATAG ACAAAGAATCTCATTTGGAAGAAGATGAACAGCTAGCTAAGGCAATTCAAGAAAGTTTGAATGTGGAATCTCCAACTCAATCACCCCCTCGAGCCCCTCCCACTCGGCCACCTGTTTATGATCATGGCAGTTTATTTCCCCATAATATATTTCGATATCCTTTAGGACGCAG CAGAATCTGTAGTGGCTGCAAGAGTGAAATTGGCAATGACAGATTTTTTAGTGGCATGGGGGCCTTTTGGCATCCAGAATGTTTTCGTTGTTATGCTTGTAATCAACCGATTTCGGATCATGAG TTTTCGATGTCCGATGGTCGACCTTACCATAAATCCTGCTATAAGGATCTGTATCACCCCAAGTGCGATGTTTGCAAACAATTT ATCCCAAGCAATGCCTCTGGTGAAATTGCGTATAGAGAGCATCCTTTCTGGCATCAAAAGTATTGCCCGTCTCATGAGAATGATGGGACGCCTCGATGCTGCAGCTGCGAAAGAATGGAG CAGGTGGATTGTAGATATTTGATTCTTGATGATGGAAGAAAGCTATGTTTGGAGTGTTTAGACTCTTCGATAATGGACACACACGAGTGCCAACCTCTATATCTCGAAATTCAAGAATTTTATGAAGGTTTAAACATGAAGGTGGAGCAGCAAATTCCAATGCTCTTAGTCGAGAGACAGGCACTAAATGAGGCCATGGAGGGAGAGAAAATC GGTCACCACCACATGCCCGAGACCAGAGGTCTTTGCCTGTCAGAAGAGCAAACCATTCGCACG ATTTTGAGGCGGCCGAGAATTGGTGGATATCGAATAATAGACATGTTCACTGAAccttacaggctgattcgtcgaTGTGAAGTGACTGCAATCCTTGTCTTGTTTGGGCTTCCTAG GTTAATGACTGGATCCATCCTTGCTCACGAAATGATGCATGCTTGGCTTCGACTCAAAG GTTATCCGAGTCTGAGTCCAGACGTTGAAGAAGGTATCTGCCAAGTGCTGGCTCATATGTGGTTAGATTCCGAAATTATTCCTGGTTTAAGCAATGACGAACCTTCCACTTCAACTTCATCTTCATTACCATCTGGTTCTTCGAAGAAGGGGAAACGATCCCAGTTCGAGAAAAAACTCGGTGGATTTTTCAAAGACCAGATTGAATCGAACCCTTCGGTAGCATACGGAGATGGTTTCAGACAAGGCAACAAGGCAGTGCTGGAGTTTGGTCTAAAGAGGACTCTTGATCACATTAGGCTTACAGGAAGTTTTCCCTGTTAA
- the LOC140838706 gene encoding protein DA1-related 1-like isoform X5, with amino-acid sequence MRLTFDWNSSSSNYCSSNLDRLRVNVLYAMGWLTKIFKGSNHKILGGQYRGSYEDDTIWEDPTTSEETRPDFDREEIDRAIALSIAEVDEKEKKTIDKESHLEEDEQLAKAIQESLNVESPTQSPPRAPPTRPPVYDHGSLFPHNIFRYPLGRSRICSGCKSEIGNDRFFSGMGAFWHPECFRCYACNQPISDHEFSMSDGRPYHKSCYKDLYHPKCDVCKQFIPSNASGEIAYREHPFWHQKYCPSHENDGTPRCCSCERMEQVDCRYLILDDGRKLCLECLDSSIMDTHECQPLYLEIQEFYEGLNMKVEQQIPMLLVERQALNEAMEGEKIGHHHMPETRGLCLSEEQTIRTILRRPRIGGYRIIDMFTEPYRLIRRCEVTAILVLFGLPRLMTGSILAHEMMHAWLRLKGYPSLSPDVEEGICQVLAHMWLDSEIIPGLSNDEPSTSTSSSLPSGSSKKGKRSQFEKKLGGFFKDQIESNPSVAYGDGFRQGNKAVLEFGLKRTLDHIRLTGSFPC; translated from the exons ATGAGACTGACATTTGATTGGAATTCATCGAGTTCAAATTATTGCAGCAGCAATTTGGATCGATTAAG GGTAAACGTGCTTTACGCAATGGGTTGGCTAACCAAGATTTTCAAAGGTTCCAACCACAAAATATTAGGTGGCCAATATAGAGGGAGTTATGAAGATGATACGATTTGGGAAGATCCTACTACTTCAGAG GAGACAAGGCCAGATTTTGACAGAGAAGAAATCGATCGAGCCATAGCACTTTCCATTGCTGAAGTAGATGAGAAAGAGAAAAAAACAATAG ACAAAGAATCTCATTTGGAAGAAGATGAACAGCTAGCTAAGGCAATTCAAGAAAGTTTGAATGTGGAATCTCCAACTCAATCACCCCCTCGAGCCCCTCCCACTCGGCCACCTGTTTATGATCATGGCAGTTTATTTCCCCATAATATATTTCGATATCCTTTAGGACGCAG CAGAATCTGTAGTGGCTGCAAGAGTGAAATTGGCAATGACAGATTTTTTAGTGGCATGGGGGCCTTTTGGCATCCAGAATGTTTTCGTTGTTATGCTTGTAATCAACCGATTTCGGATCATGAG TTTTCGATGTCCGATGGTCGACCTTACCATAAATCCTGCTATAAGGATCTGTATCACCCCAAGTGCGATGTTTGCAAACAATTT ATCCCAAGCAATGCCTCTGGTGAAATTGCGTATAGAGAGCATCCTTTCTGGCATCAAAAGTATTGCCCGTCTCATGAGAATGATGGGACGCCTCGATGCTGCAGCTGCGAAAGAATGGAG CAGGTGGATTGTAGATATTTGATTCTTGATGATGGAAGAAAGCTATGTTTGGAGTGTTTAGACTCTTCGATAATGGACACACACGAGTGCCAACCTCTATATCTCGAAATTCAAGAATTTTATGAAGGTTTAAACATGAAGGTGGAGCAGCAAATTCCAATGCTCTTAGTCGAGAGACAGGCACTAAATGAGGCCATGGAGGGAGAGAAAATC GGTCACCACCACATGCCCGAGACCAGAGGTCTTTGCCTGTCAGAAGAGCAAACCATTCGCACG ATTTTGAGGCGGCCGAGAATTGGTGGATATCGAATAATAGACATGTTCACTGAAccttacaggctgattcgtcgaTGTGAAGTGACTGCAATCCTTGTCTTGTTTGGGCTTCCTAG GTTAATGACTGGATCCATCCTTGCTCACGAAATGATGCATGCTTGGCTTCGACTCAAAG GTTATCCGAGTCTGAGTCCAGACGTTGAAGAAGGTATCTGCCAAGTGCTGGCTCATATGTGGTTAGATTCCGAAATTATTCCTGGTTTAAGCAATGACGAACCTTCCACTTCAACTTCATCTTCATTACCATCTGGTTCTTCGAAGAAGGGGAAACGATCCCAGTTCGAGAAAAAACTCGGTGGATTTTTCAAAGACCAGATTGAATCGAACCCTTCGGTAGCATACGGAGATGGTTTCAGACAAGGCAACAAGGCAGTGCTGGAGTTTGGTCTAAAGAGGACTCTTGATCACATTAGGCTTACAGGAAGTTTTCCCTGTTAA
- the LOC140838706 gene encoding protein DA1-related 1-like isoform X2 produces the protein MRLTFDWNSSSSNYCSSNLDRLRVNVLYAMGWLTKIFKGSNHKILGGQYRGSYEDDTIWEDPTTSEVFVTLSLLIIAGFDSFPALETENFHNESDLQETRPDFDREEIDRAIALSIAEVDEKEKKTIDKESHLEEDEQLAKAIQESLNVESPTQSPPRAPPTRPPVYDHGSLFPHNIFRYPLGRRICSGCKSEIGNDRFFSGMGAFWHPECFRCYACNQPISDHEFSMSDGRPYHKSCYKDLYHPKCDVCKQFIPSNASGEIAYREHPFWHQKYCPSHENDGTPRCCSCERMEQVDCRYLILDDGRKLCLECLDSSIMDTHECQPLYLEIQEFYEGLNMKVEQQIPMLLVERQALNEAMEGEKIGHHHMPETRGLCLSEEQTIRTILRRPRIGGYRIIDMFTEPYRLIRRCEVTAILVLFGLPRLMTGSILAHEMMHAWLRLKGYPSLSPDVEEGICQVLAHMWLDSEIIPGLSNDEPSTSTSSSLPSGSSKKGKRSQFEKKLGGFFKDQIESNPSVAYGDGFRQGNKAVLEFGLKRTLDHIRLTGSFPC, from the exons ATGAGACTGACATTTGATTGGAATTCATCGAGTTCAAATTATTGCAGCAGCAATTTGGATCGATTAAG GGTAAACGTGCTTTACGCAATGGGTTGGCTAACCAAGATTTTCAAAGGTTCCAACCACAAAATATTAGGTGGCCAATATAGAGGGAGTTATGAAGATGATACGATTTGGGAAGATCCTACTACTTCAGAGGTATTCGTTACTCTGTCATTGTTGATCATTGCTGGTTTTGATTCCTTTCCAGCTTTAGAAACTGAAAATTTTCATAATGAATCTGATTTACAGGAGACAAGGCCAGATTTTGACAGAGAAGAAATCGATCGAGCCATAGCACTTTCCATTGCTGAAGTAGATGAGAAAGAGAAAAAAACAATAG ACAAAGAATCTCATTTGGAAGAAGATGAACAGCTAGCTAAGGCAATTCAAGAAAGTTTGAATGTGGAATCTCCAACTCAATCACCCCCTCGAGCCCCTCCCACTCGGCCACCTGTTTATGATCATGGCAGTTTATTTCCCCATAATATATTTCGATATCCTTTAGGACGCAG AATCTGTAGTGGCTGCAAGAGTGAAATTGGCAATGACAGATTTTTTAGTGGCATGGGGGCCTTTTGGCATCCAGAATGTTTTCGTTGTTATGCTTGTAATCAACCGATTTCGGATCATGAG TTTTCGATGTCCGATGGTCGACCTTACCATAAATCCTGCTATAAGGATCTGTATCACCCCAAGTGCGATGTTTGCAAACAATTT ATCCCAAGCAATGCCTCTGGTGAAATTGCGTATAGAGAGCATCCTTTCTGGCATCAAAAGTATTGCCCGTCTCATGAGAATGATGGGACGCCTCGATGCTGCAGCTGCGAAAGAATGGAG CAGGTGGATTGTAGATATTTGATTCTTGATGATGGAAGAAAGCTATGTTTGGAGTGTTTAGACTCTTCGATAATGGACACACACGAGTGCCAACCTCTATATCTCGAAATTCAAGAATTTTATGAAGGTTTAAACATGAAGGTGGAGCAGCAAATTCCAATGCTCTTAGTCGAGAGACAGGCACTAAATGAGGCCATGGAGGGAGAGAAAATC GGTCACCACCACATGCCCGAGACCAGAGGTCTTTGCCTGTCAGAAGAGCAAACCATTCGCACG ATTTTGAGGCGGCCGAGAATTGGTGGATATCGAATAATAGACATGTTCACTGAAccttacaggctgattcgtcgaTGTGAAGTGACTGCAATCCTTGTCTTGTTTGGGCTTCCTAG GTTAATGACTGGATCCATCCTTGCTCACGAAATGATGCATGCTTGGCTTCGACTCAAAG GTTATCCGAGTCTGAGTCCAGACGTTGAAGAAGGTATCTGCCAAGTGCTGGCTCATATGTGGTTAGATTCCGAAATTATTCCTGGTTTAAGCAATGACGAACCTTCCACTTCAACTTCATCTTCATTACCATCTGGTTCTTCGAAGAAGGGGAAACGATCCCAGTTCGAGAAAAAACTCGGTGGATTTTTCAAAGACCAGATTGAATCGAACCCTTCGGTAGCATACGGAGATGGTTTCAGACAAGGCAACAAGGCAGTGCTGGAGTTTGGTCTAAAGAGGACTCTTGATCACATTAGGCTTACAGGAAGTTTTCCCTGTTAA
- the LOC140838706 gene encoding protein DA1-related 1-like isoform X3, with protein MRLTFDWNSSSSNYCSSNLDRLRVNVLYAMGWLTKIFKGSNHKILGGQYRGSYEDDTIWEDPTTSEVFVTLSLLIIAGFDSFPALETENFHNESDLQETRPDFDREEIDRAIALSIAEVDEKEKKTIDKESHLEEDEQLAKAIQESLNVESPTQSPPRAPPTRPPVYDHGSLFPHNIFRYPLGRSRICSGCKSEIGNDRFFSGMGAFWHPECFRCYACNQPISDHEFSMSDGRPYHKSCYKDLYHPKCDVCKQFIPSNASGEIAYREHPFWHQKYCPSHENDGTPRCCSCERMEVDCRYLILDDGRKLCLECLDSSIMDTHECQPLYLEIQEFYEGLNMKVEQQIPMLLVERQALNEAMEGEKIGHHHMPETRGLCLSEEQTIRTILRRPRIGGYRIIDMFTEPYRLIRRCEVTAILVLFGLPRLMTGSILAHEMMHAWLRLKGYPSLSPDVEEGICQVLAHMWLDSEIIPGLSNDEPSTSTSSSLPSGSSKKGKRSQFEKKLGGFFKDQIESNPSVAYGDGFRQGNKAVLEFGLKRTLDHIRLTGSFPC; from the exons ATGAGACTGACATTTGATTGGAATTCATCGAGTTCAAATTATTGCAGCAGCAATTTGGATCGATTAAG GGTAAACGTGCTTTACGCAATGGGTTGGCTAACCAAGATTTTCAAAGGTTCCAACCACAAAATATTAGGTGGCCAATATAGAGGGAGTTATGAAGATGATACGATTTGGGAAGATCCTACTACTTCAGAGGTATTCGTTACTCTGTCATTGTTGATCATTGCTGGTTTTGATTCCTTTCCAGCTTTAGAAACTGAAAATTTTCATAATGAATCTGATTTACAGGAGACAAGGCCAGATTTTGACAGAGAAGAAATCGATCGAGCCATAGCACTTTCCATTGCTGAAGTAGATGAGAAAGAGAAAAAAACAATAG ACAAAGAATCTCATTTGGAAGAAGATGAACAGCTAGCTAAGGCAATTCAAGAAAGTTTGAATGTGGAATCTCCAACTCAATCACCCCCTCGAGCCCCTCCCACTCGGCCACCTGTTTATGATCATGGCAGTTTATTTCCCCATAATATATTTCGATATCCTTTAGGACGCAG CAGAATCTGTAGTGGCTGCAAGAGTGAAATTGGCAATGACAGATTTTTTAGTGGCATGGGGGCCTTTTGGCATCCAGAATGTTTTCGTTGTTATGCTTGTAATCAACCGATTTCGGATCATGAG TTTTCGATGTCCGATGGTCGACCTTACCATAAATCCTGCTATAAGGATCTGTATCACCCCAAGTGCGATGTTTGCAAACAATTT ATCCCAAGCAATGCCTCTGGTGAAATTGCGTATAGAGAGCATCCTTTCTGGCATCAAAAGTATTGCCCGTCTCATGAGAATGATGGGACGCCTCGATGCTGCAGCTGCGAAAGAATGGAG GTGGATTGTAGATATTTGATTCTTGATGATGGAAGAAAGCTATGTTTGGAGTGTTTAGACTCTTCGATAATGGACACACACGAGTGCCAACCTCTATATCTCGAAATTCAAGAATTTTATGAAGGTTTAAACATGAAGGTGGAGCAGCAAATTCCAATGCTCTTAGTCGAGAGACAGGCACTAAATGAGGCCATGGAGGGAGAGAAAATC GGTCACCACCACATGCCCGAGACCAGAGGTCTTTGCCTGTCAGAAGAGCAAACCATTCGCACG ATTTTGAGGCGGCCGAGAATTGGTGGATATCGAATAATAGACATGTTCACTGAAccttacaggctgattcgtcgaTGTGAAGTGACTGCAATCCTTGTCTTGTTTGGGCTTCCTAG GTTAATGACTGGATCCATCCTTGCTCACGAAATGATGCATGCTTGGCTTCGACTCAAAG GTTATCCGAGTCTGAGTCCAGACGTTGAAGAAGGTATCTGCCAAGTGCTGGCTCATATGTGGTTAGATTCCGAAATTATTCCTGGTTTAAGCAATGACGAACCTTCCACTTCAACTTCATCTTCATTACCATCTGGTTCTTCGAAGAAGGGGAAACGATCCCAGTTCGAGAAAAAACTCGGTGGATTTTTCAAAGACCAGATTGAATCGAACCCTTCGGTAGCATACGGAGATGGTTTCAGACAAGGCAACAAGGCAGTGCTGGAGTTTGGTCTAAAGAGGACTCTTGATCACATTAGGCTTACAGGAAGTTTTCCCTGTTAA
- the LOC140838706 gene encoding protein DA1-related 1-like isoform X6 — MRLTFDWNSSSSNYCSSNLDRLRVNVLYAMGWLTKIFKGSNHKILGGQYRGSYEDDTIWEDPTTSEETRPDFDREEIDRAIALSIAEVDEKEKKTIDKESHLEEDEQLAKAIQESLNVESPTQSPPRAPPTRPPVYDHGSLFPHNIFRYPLGRRICSGCKSEIGNDRFFSGMGAFWHPECFRCYACNQPISDHEFSMSDGRPYHKSCYKDLYHPKCDVCKQFIPSNASGEIAYREHPFWHQKYCPSHENDGTPRCCSCERMEQVDCRYLILDDGRKLCLECLDSSIMDTHECQPLYLEIQEFYEGLNMKVEQQIPMLLVERQALNEAMEGEKIGHHHMPETRGLCLSEEQTIRTILRRPRIGGYRIIDMFTEPYRLIRRCEVTAILVLFGLPRLMTGSILAHEMMHAWLRLKGYPSLSPDVEEGICQVLAHMWLDSEIIPGLSNDEPSTSTSSSLPSGSSKKGKRSQFEKKLGGFFKDQIESNPSVAYGDGFRQGNKAVLEFGLKRTLDHIRLTGSFPC; from the exons ATGAGACTGACATTTGATTGGAATTCATCGAGTTCAAATTATTGCAGCAGCAATTTGGATCGATTAAG GGTAAACGTGCTTTACGCAATGGGTTGGCTAACCAAGATTTTCAAAGGTTCCAACCACAAAATATTAGGTGGCCAATATAGAGGGAGTTATGAAGATGATACGATTTGGGAAGATCCTACTACTTCAGAG GAGACAAGGCCAGATTTTGACAGAGAAGAAATCGATCGAGCCATAGCACTTTCCATTGCTGAAGTAGATGAGAAAGAGAAAAAAACAATAG ACAAAGAATCTCATTTGGAAGAAGATGAACAGCTAGCTAAGGCAATTCAAGAAAGTTTGAATGTGGAATCTCCAACTCAATCACCCCCTCGAGCCCCTCCCACTCGGCCACCTGTTTATGATCATGGCAGTTTATTTCCCCATAATATATTTCGATATCCTTTAGGACGCAG AATCTGTAGTGGCTGCAAGAGTGAAATTGGCAATGACAGATTTTTTAGTGGCATGGGGGCCTTTTGGCATCCAGAATGTTTTCGTTGTTATGCTTGTAATCAACCGATTTCGGATCATGAG TTTTCGATGTCCGATGGTCGACCTTACCATAAATCCTGCTATAAGGATCTGTATCACCCCAAGTGCGATGTTTGCAAACAATTT ATCCCAAGCAATGCCTCTGGTGAAATTGCGTATAGAGAGCATCCTTTCTGGCATCAAAAGTATTGCCCGTCTCATGAGAATGATGGGACGCCTCGATGCTGCAGCTGCGAAAGAATGGAG CAGGTGGATTGTAGATATTTGATTCTTGATGATGGAAGAAAGCTATGTTTGGAGTGTTTAGACTCTTCGATAATGGACACACACGAGTGCCAACCTCTATATCTCGAAATTCAAGAATTTTATGAAGGTTTAAACATGAAGGTGGAGCAGCAAATTCCAATGCTCTTAGTCGAGAGACAGGCACTAAATGAGGCCATGGAGGGAGAGAAAATC GGTCACCACCACATGCCCGAGACCAGAGGTCTTTGCCTGTCAGAAGAGCAAACCATTCGCACG ATTTTGAGGCGGCCGAGAATTGGTGGATATCGAATAATAGACATGTTCACTGAAccttacaggctgattcgtcgaTGTGAAGTGACTGCAATCCTTGTCTTGTTTGGGCTTCCTAG GTTAATGACTGGATCCATCCTTGCTCACGAAATGATGCATGCTTGGCTTCGACTCAAAG GTTATCCGAGTCTGAGTCCAGACGTTGAAGAAGGTATCTGCCAAGTGCTGGCTCATATGTGGTTAGATTCCGAAATTATTCCTGGTTTAAGCAATGACGAACCTTCCACTTCAACTTCATCTTCATTACCATCTGGTTCTTCGAAGAAGGGGAAACGATCCCAGTTCGAGAAAAAACTCGGTGGATTTTTCAAAGACCAGATTGAATCGAACCCTTCGGTAGCATACGGAGATGGTTTCAGACAAGGCAACAAGGCAGTGCTGGAGTTTGGTCTAAAGAGGACTCTTGATCACATTAGGCTTACAGGAAGTTTTCCCTGTTAA